A window of Tautonia plasticadhaerens contains these coding sequences:
- the rplT gene encoding 50S ribosomal protein L20 gives MRARKGSARRRAKKRLLKEAKGFVGGRRRLYVTAKETLLRAGMFAFRDRRAKKREFRRLWITRISAAVEMRGLRYSRFIQGLKLCEIGLDRKSLSELAIHDPETFDTIADRVRAKLQEVGAIPAAATA, from the coding sequence ATGCGAGCGAGGAAAGGTTCGGCCCGCCGACGGGCCAAGAAGCGATTGTTGAAGGAAGCCAAGGGCTTCGTCGGCGGCCGCCGACGGCTCTACGTGACGGCCAAGGAGACCCTGCTCCGCGCCGGCATGTTCGCCTTCCGGGACCGCCGGGCCAAGAAGCGCGAATTCCGACGCCTCTGGATCACCCGCATCAGCGCCGCCGTCGAGATGCGGGGGCTGCGCTACAGCCGGTTCATCCAGGGGCTGAAGCTCTGCGAGATCGGCCTGGACCGCAAGAGCCTCTCGGAACTGGCCATCCACGACCCCGAGACCTTCGACACGATCGCCGACCGCGTCCGGGCCAAGCTCCAGGAAGTGGGCGCCATCCCGGCCGCCGCCACCGCCTGA
- the pheS gene encoding phenylalanine--tRNA ligase subunit alpha, whose protein sequence is MELPEAIEQLESLEAAGLAAFRSAEVTDAVEAARIEFLGLKQGRIKAAQERLKAVEPSDRKAYGQRFNAAKKALEAAWEAAKARVDRPSDAASGIDVTLPGSPRPRLGHRHPLTQTADELIDLFGRLGFGVARGPEVEDVFHNFEALNIPPAHPARDPADNFYLSDGALLRSQTSTIQIRVMERQPPPVRIVAIGRVYRPDEVDPTHSFMFHQIEGLMVDRGITMAHLKSTLRLFAEGYLGRDVKIRFRPSFFPFTEPSVEVDMLWHGGDRWVEMGGAGMVDPNVLRAVGYDPDEVTGFAFGLGVERLCMRKHGIDDIRQFTLNDVRFLSQF, encoded by the coding sequence ATGGAACTCCCCGAGGCGATCGAGCAGCTCGAATCGCTGGAGGCCGCCGGCCTGGCGGCCTTCCGCTCCGCCGAGGTCACCGATGCGGTCGAGGCCGCCCGCATCGAGTTCCTCGGCCTGAAGCAGGGCCGGATCAAGGCCGCCCAGGAGCGGCTCAAGGCGGTCGAGCCCTCGGACCGAAAGGCGTACGGCCAGCGCTTCAACGCCGCCAAGAAGGCGCTGGAGGCGGCCTGGGAAGCGGCCAAAGCCCGGGTCGATCGCCCCTCGGACGCCGCCTCGGGGATCGACGTCACGCTCCCCGGCTCGCCCCGCCCCCGGCTCGGCCACCGACACCCGCTGACCCAGACCGCCGACGAGTTGATCGACCTGTTCGGCCGGCTCGGCTTCGGCGTGGCCCGGGGGCCCGAGGTCGAGGACGTCTTCCACAACTTCGAGGCGCTGAACATCCCCCCGGCCCACCCGGCCCGGGATCCGGCCGACAACTTCTACCTGAGCGACGGCGCCCTGCTCCGCAGCCAGACCAGCACGATCCAGATCCGGGTCATGGAGCGCCAGCCCCCGCCGGTCCGGATCGTCGCCATCGGCCGGGTCTATCGGCCCGACGAGGTGGACCCGACGCACTCGTTCATGTTCCACCAGATCGAGGGGCTGATGGTCGACCGGGGCATCACCATGGCCCACCTCAAGAGCACCCTCCGGTTGTTCGCCGAGGGCTACCTCGGACGGGACGTGAAGATCCGGTTCCGCCCGTCCTTCTTCCCGTTCACCGAGCCGAGCGTCGAGGTGGACATGCTCTGGCACGGCGGGGATCGATGGGTTGAAATGGGGGGGGCCGGCATGGTCGACCCCAACGTCCTCCGAGCCGTCGGTTACGACCCGGACGAGGTGACCGGCTTCGCCTTCGGGCTCGGCGTCGAGCGGCTCTGCATGCGGAAGCACGGGATCGACGACATCCGGCAATTCACCCTCAACGACGTCCGGTTCCTGTCCCAGTTCTGA
- a CDS encoding Uma2 family endonuclease, translating into MAPIPSPPAPEPPAGRVRFTVSDYYRMAEAGILDEDSRVELIDGDLIAMCPIGPRHSAEVNRLTALLSARLAGRAIVSVQNPIRLDDHSEPEPDLMLVRPREDYYASAHPGPADALLLIEVMDSSAAYDRGTKLGLYARFGVAEVWLIDLDEYRVEVHLAPVDGIYTQRLIRGRGQAVAPAAFPDVELDVDAILG; encoded by the coding sequence ATGGCGCCCATCCCCAGTCCTCCCGCCCCCGAACCGCCGGCGGGCCGGGTCCGGTTCACCGTCTCGGATTACTACCGCATGGCCGAGGCCGGCATCCTCGACGAGGACTCCCGGGTCGAGCTGATCGACGGGGATCTGATCGCGATGTGCCCGATCGGCCCGAGGCATTCCGCAGAGGTCAATCGGCTCACCGCACTCCTCTCCGCCCGCCTCGCAGGCCGGGCGATCGTCAGCGTCCAGAACCCGATCCGGCTCGACGACCACTCCGAGCCCGAGCCCGACCTGATGCTCGTCCGACCCCGGGAGGATTACTACGCCTCCGCGCACCCCGGCCCGGCCGACGCGCTCCTGCTGATCGAGGTCATGGACTCTTCGGCCGCCTACGACCGGGGGACGAAGCTCGGCCTCTACGCCCGGTTCGGCGTGGCCGAGGTCTGGCTGATCGACCTGGACGAGTACCGCGTCGAGGTCCACCTCGCCCCCGTGGACGGCATCTATACCCAACGACTGATCCGGGGGCGGGGGCAAGCCGTCGCCCCGGCCGCCTTCCCCGACGTGGAGCTGGACGTGGACGCCATCCTCGGCTGA